In Quercus lobata isolate SW786 chromosome 12, ValleyOak3.0 Primary Assembly, whole genome shotgun sequence, a genomic segment contains:
- the LOC115970249 gene encoding uncharacterized protein LOC115970249, which translates to MIHAVWSCKNLDGVWDKDITWNFWNQTSFSNFSELMAWVFEHQPKPALFAFTVWTIWTQRNQVRSQQPCCSLNILSQLAAERYSEFQAILPPPPPSRPRIRTHWKPPPLDIFKINFDGAVFAEENCSGVGVIVRNREGLVIAAMLEKIPQLLQPIEIEAMAATRALEFAREVGISEAVLEGDSLLVIKALETKDVGLAPFGLLIQDAYSFIPAFSLLSYSHTKRKGNLVAHDLAKLAVTIPNCVIWMEDVPSDVVDSYQADLARFS; encoded by the coding sequence ATGATTCATGCAGTATGGAGTTGTAAAAACCTGGATGGTGTGTGGGATAAGGACATCACATGGAATTTTTGGAACCAGACTTCTTTTTCCAACTTCAGTGAATTGATGGCTTGGGTATTTGAACATCAACCGAAGCCAGCTCTCTTTGCTTTCACAGTGTGGACCATTTGGACTCAAAGGAACCAGGTGCGCTCTCAACAGCCATGTTGCTCCTTGAACATTCTTTCTCAATTAGCAGCTGAGAGATATTCAGAGTTTCAAGCCATCTTACCGCCACCTCCACCTAGCCGACCACGCATAAGAACACATTGGAAGCCACCCCCATTGGATatcttcaaaattaattttgatggagcCGTTTTTGCCGAAGAAAATTGTTCAGGTGTGGGAGTTATTGTCCGTAACAGAGAAGGCTTAGTGATTGCAGCCATGTTAGAAAAAATTCCCCAACTCCTCCAGCCAATTGAAATTGAGGCTATGGCAGCCACAAGGGCTCTTGAGTTTGCTAGGGAGGTGGGCATCTCAGAAGCTGTTCTTGAGGGAGATTCGTTGCTGGTGATTAAGGCGTTAGAAACCAAGGACGTTGGACTTGCTCCATTTGGTCTTTTGATTCAGGATGCCTACAGTTTCATTCCAGCTTTTTCTTTATTGTCTTACTCTCATACAAAGAGAAAGGGCAACCTAGTAGCGCATGATTTGGCGAAGTTAGCTGTTACTATCCCAAATTGTGTAAtatggatggaagatgttccaTCAGACGTTGTTGATTCTTATCAGGCTGATTTGGCCAGGTTTTCTTAA